GCCAAATGGGTTGATAAAGCTTTTGTATTCGCCAGCGGTCATTGAACGGTTTTCAACCCCAATCTTGTCCATTAGCTCAGTAAAGCCAAAGCTATCAAAGCGCACACCAATCGAGCCAACTATCGAACCTTTATTAGCAAAAATTTTATCAGCCGCCGCCGCAATGTAATAACAGCCGGAGGCACAAATGTCTTCGGCCACCACATAAATCGGCTTGTTGTGTAGGTGCTTTAGTCGGGTGATTTCATCATTAATAAGTGCGGATTGAACAGGGCTGCCACCGGGTGAATTCATATAAAGCACCACCGCTTTGGCACTTTTTGTTTCAAAGGCCTCGCGTAGCAGGGGGTTAATTGCTTCAGCACTGGTGCGCCCGCCCGCCATAATCGCACCGTTGATTTTAATCACCGCCGCATGCTGTGTGGTTGATATTTTATTGTCGTCACTCTTAAGAAAACCAGCTAATAGAATAATCGACACCAGAATATAAATAACGACCATTGCTTTGAGCGCATTGGTCCAACGGCGTGACCAGCGCTCTTGTTTTACATAGGCATCAGCAGCATCGGCGAGCCGATCCAGTGCAGCCGGTTGTTTCGGTGTTTTATTGACAGCATCGACCATTTGGTTTTCGGTCCAAGGGTTGTATTGTTCCATTTTCAGGTTCCTAACGATTTATAATAAGTGATGGCTAATGTAGAGTTGCATAATTCTAACCGTTTTTAAAAACTGAATGTTGAAGGAATTACGTGTCAGAGTTTGATATCAAGGCATTTCTCGCTAATCTAACCGAGCGCCCGGGGGTTTATCGGATGATTAACCTATCCGATGAGGTGATTTATGTCGGCAAGGCCAAAAACCTTAAACGCCGTGTGTCGAGCTATTTTGTTAAACAGCAAGCGATTAAAACCCAAGCGATGATCGAGCAGGTGGTGCGTATTGAGGTGACGGTCACGGATACCGAATCGGAAGCGCTGATTTTAGAAAACACGCTGATAAAACGCTTAAATCCACGTTATAACGTGTTGTTTCGTGATGACAAGTCCTACCCTTATTTGTTTGTGTCCACGGGTAAACCTTATCCAGCACTGAGTTTTCATCGTGGTGCCAAGCGACGAGTTGGGCGTTATTTTGGACCGTTTCCGAATGGCGGGGCGGTGCATCAAACCTTGCAGTCTTTACAAAAGATTTTTCCGGTACGCCAGTGTGCTGATAGCGTGTTTAATCATCGCTCACGCCCTTGTTTACAATATCAAATCAAACGTTGCTCCGGACCTTGTGTCGGTTTAATTAGCAAGACGGATTATGCCGAAGATGTGCGCTTAACGCTTAAGTTTCTTGAGGGTAAAAGTTTTGAAGTGATTGATGAGCTTGGGAAGAAGATGGAGCAGGCGGCCCAAGCTCTAGAGTTTGAACAGGCGGCGATAACGCGTGATCAAATTTCAGCCCTGCGTGCGATTCAAAGCCAGCATTTAATCAATCAACCCGGCTCGCAGGATTTGGATGTGGTGGTGGTCTGCGAGCAAGCGGGGCATGTCTGTGTTACCTTGATGCTATATCGTGGCGGTCATTTATGGGGCAGCGAAAACTATTTCCCAAAAGTTAGCGGCGCTGGATTAGAGCAGGTGTTAAGTGCTTTTATTGCCCAACACTATGAAGCCCATCCGATTCCAAAAACCATCTTGACTGATACGCTACCCGACGACCAGGCCTGGTTGTTAGAATGGCTGGCAGATAAAAAGGGGAAAAAGGTTGAGATTAAGCAGCCTGTGCAAGCGACGGCAAAAGGTTTGGTGCAGTTAGCCATTACCAATGCACAAACCGCGTTAAAACAACAGGTTACTCAAAAATCTAGCCAGCAAGAGCGTTTATCTGCGCTGCAAGAGGCGTTGATGTTGGCCAAGCCGCCCACACGAATGGAGTGTTTTGATGTTAGCCATACCATGGGCCAGCAAACGGTGGCAAGTTGTGTGGTGTTTGTTGAGGGTGTACCTGTGACCCAGCAATACCGCAAATTTAATATTGAGGGCATTACCGGCGGAGATGATTATGCCGCGATGCATCAAGCGCTTACCCGTCGATATCAGCGGCTAAAAAACGAAGACGCGGTGTTGCCAGATTTGTTGATCGTGGATGGGGGCAAGGGGCAGCTAAATCAAGCGATAGACGTGTTAAAGAGCTTGGAGCTAGAGTCCATCCCCCTTGTGTCAGTTGCGAAAGGTGAGGGGCGCAAAGCTGGTTTGGAGGTGCTTTATACGCCGGGTAATGATGAGGGCATTGATTTAGAGCCGGATGATATTGCGCTGCATTTAATTAACTATATTCGAGACGAAGCCCATAGGTTTGCGATTAGCGGTCATCGTGCACGGCGACAAAAAGCGCAAACCCGCTCAACACTGGAATCAATAGAGGGCGTAGGGCCCAAAACACGCAAGGCTTTGCTAACGCATTTTGGTGGCTTGGAGCGGGTGAAAAACGCCGCCGTATCAGAACTTGCCAAGGTGCCTGGGATTAGTGGCAAAATAGCACAACGCATTTACGATTTTTATCATGGAGAATAAGGTGAGCACAAAACAATCCCCCGAATCAACGCCTGCTGAATGGGCGCAATTTATTGAGCCTACGCGCTGCTGGGTTGAGCGTGTTGTTGTGGGGCTGAACTTCTGTCCTTTTGCCAAGCGCGAAGTCGATGCCCATCGTGCGCATTATGCCGTGGCCGACAGTCGTGAAACGCCAGAGGTGTTGCAAACGCTGCTCGAAGAATTTCATCGCTTGGATGCACAGCCAGAAATAGAAACGACTTTGTTGATTTTGCCTTATGGTTTTGAGGGTTTTTTTGATTATCTTGATTTGGAAGACTGGGCGCAGGGGTTGCTGGCACAAGAAGGCTATGAAGGCGTTTATCAAGTGGCCAGTTTCCACCCTGACTATTGTTTTGCCGATGCCGCTGAGGATGATCCAGCTAACTATACCAATCGCTCGCCTTTTCCGATGCTGCATCTGATTCGTGAAGACAGTTTAGAGCAGGCACTCAAACACCACCCTGACCCTGATAGCATTCCACAAACCAATATCGACTTGGCACGAGAAAAGGGGTTAGCGTCCATGCAGGTGCTATTGGGTTCTTGTTTAAAATCAAAAGGTTAAGAATGATTGTTAAAGCAATTTATCGTTATCCCATTAAGTCCTGTGGCGGTGAGAAGTTGCAGCAAGCAAAGCTTGACAAGCTGGGTATTCAAGGCGACCGTCGCTGGATGTTGATTGATCCAAATAATCGTATGGTTACACAACGTCAATGTGCCAAAATGTGTTTAATCCAAGTGAAAACCAGTAATAAAAACCAACCAGGCCTGGTTGTGAACTCCCCTGGTTTTCAAGCCTTGTTTATTCAGCAGCCAGCCTCACAAAATACGATTGAAGTGCAAGTTTGGCAAGACAAATGCCAGGCCTGGTTAGCTGATGAAACTGCGCATCAGTGGTTTTCTAATGTACTCGGTAGAGCGGTGAGATTGGTTTGGTTTCCCGACACGAGTCAACGGCAGATTGACTTAAATTACGCACAAATAGGGGAGCAGCTCGCGTTTGCAGATGGTTTTCCTTTGCTGCTAACCAACCAAGCATCACTGGATGACTTGAATCAGCGCTTAGCCGAGCCGATTGAAATGATTCGGTTTCGGCCAAATATCGTCATAAATACTGGCTGTGCGTTTGAAGAAGATCAGCATGCTGAAGTTATGATAGGCGAACACTGTTTTAAAATCGCAAAACCCTGCGCACGTTGCATTATTCCAACGGTTGATCCTTTTACAGCTCAAGCCCAGTTAGAAGTACGTAGCGCTTTAAGCTATCGTAAGCAGGGCAATGATATTTTATTTGGTCAAAACTTGCTTTATTCAAACAGTTTGCGTTTAAGGTTACAAGTATCTTTGGTTGAGTTAGCTTGCAGTGATGCAGTTAGTTGGAAAGCCTGATTTGCTGAATTATTGTTAACCAATAAATGGTAAAATTCCAAAAATTAATAAAAATTGAGCTGTAAAAAGATAATGACGTTACAACAATTGCCAATGGCTATCACCTGGTCGCGGGTTTTTTTGATACCCGTATTTTTGATTATCTATTATCTACCTCTTCAATATTCGAGTTTTATCGCGATGCTGGTTTTTGTGATAGCGGCCATGACTGACTGGCTGGATGGCTACCTAGCGCGCAGATTTAACGCTACCAGTCGATTTGGTGCATTTCTTGATCCTGTTGCAGACAAACTTATTGTTGCCGTAGCTCTTATCGTTGTTGCGGTTGAATATCAGCATTGGATTGTGACACTCGCTGCTATCATTATCATAATGCGAGAAATGGCCGTTTCCGCTTTGCGTGAATGGATGGCTGAACACAATATGAGTGATGTGGTTGCTGTTTCACTAGTAGGCAAGTATAAAACTACGTTTCAATTGATCGCTTTGGCTATGCTGATTTATGGTGGAGAATTATTGGGTGTGCCCTGGGTAGCTATTGGGTTAATTATGCTAGTGATTGCGACAACTTTAACGCTTTGGTCATTGGTTGAATATGGCTTGTCAGCATGGAAAACCATGAGTTAATAAACCCCGGGCATTGTTTAATAAAAAAGCAAAATTAAATTCATCACTTTGCAAAATAGTGCTTGACGTTTTTACACCAAACTCTATAATACGCATCCAACAAAGCGGGAATAGCTCAGTTGGTAGAGCACAACCTTGCCAAGGTTGGGGTCGCGAGTTCGAG
The nucleotide sequence above comes from Thiomicrospira sp. R3. Encoded proteins:
- the sppA gene encoding signal peptide peptidase SppA, encoding MEQYNPWTENQMVDAVNKTPKQPAALDRLADAADAYVKQERWSRRWTNALKAMVVIYILVSIILLAGFLKSDDNKISTTQHAAVIKINGAIMAGGRTSAEAINPLLREAFETKSAKAVVLYMNSPGGSPVQSALINDEITRLKHLHNKPIYVVAEDICASGCYYIAAAADKIFANKGSIVGSIGVRFDSFGFTELMDKIGVENRSMTAGEYKSFINPFGKEDAEAKKFFQERILERTHQQFIEVVRAGRGDRLNEVEGVFSGLVWLGDEAVEIGLIDGLGDLGSVVRDEIGLTRIRKYEQQKSLIEHIMGDLVSETALRLSQSLIGMK
- the uvrC gene encoding excinuclease ABC subunit UvrC — its product is MSEFDIKAFLANLTERPGVYRMINLSDEVIYVGKAKNLKRRVSSYFVKQQAIKTQAMIEQVVRIEVTVTDTESEALILENTLIKRLNPRYNVLFRDDKSYPYLFVSTGKPYPALSFHRGAKRRVGRYFGPFPNGGAVHQTLQSLQKIFPVRQCADSVFNHRSRPCLQYQIKRCSGPCVGLISKTDYAEDVRLTLKFLEGKSFEVIDELGKKMEQAAQALEFEQAAITRDQISALRAIQSQHLINQPGSQDLDVVVVCEQAGHVCVTLMLYRGGHLWGSENYFPKVSGAGLEQVLSAFIAQHYEAHPIPKTILTDTLPDDQAWLLEWLADKKGKKVEIKQPVQATAKGLVQLAITNAQTALKQQVTQKSSQQERLSALQEALMLAKPPTRMECFDVSHTMGQQTVASCVVFVEGVPVTQQYRKFNIEGITGGDDYAAMHQALTRRYQRLKNEDAVLPDLLIVDGGKGQLNQAIDVLKSLELESIPLVSVAKGEGRKAGLEVLYTPGNDEGIDLEPDDIALHLINYIRDEAHRFAISGHRARRQKAQTRSTLESIEGVGPKTRKALLTHFGGLERVKNAAVSELAKVPGISGKIAQRIYDFYHGE
- a CDS encoding MOSC N-terminal beta barrel domain-containing protein, with the translated sequence MIVKAIYRYPIKSCGGEKLQQAKLDKLGIQGDRRWMLIDPNNRMVTQRQCAKMCLIQVKTSNKNQPGLVVNSPGFQALFIQQPASQNTIEVQVWQDKCQAWLADETAHQWFSNVLGRAVRLVWFPDTSQRQIDLNYAQIGEQLAFADGFPLLLTNQASLDDLNQRLAEPIEMIRFRPNIVINTGCAFEEDQHAEVMIGEHCFKIAKPCARCIIPTVDPFTAQAQLEVRSALSYRKQGNDILFGQNLLYSNSLRLRLQVSLVELACSDAVSWKA
- the pgsA gene encoding CDP-diacylglycerol--glycerol-3-phosphate 3-phosphatidyltransferase, whose product is MTLQQLPMAITWSRVFLIPVFLIIYYLPLQYSSFIAMLVFVIAAMTDWLDGYLARRFNATSRFGAFLDPVADKLIVAVALIVVAVEYQHWIVTLAAIIIIMREMAVSALREWMAEHNMSDVVAVSLVGKYKTTFQLIALAMLIYGGELLGVPWVAIGLIMLVIATTLTLWSLVEYGLSAWKTMS
- a CDS encoding DUF1415 domain-containing protein; this translates as MSTKQSPESTPAEWAQFIEPTRCWVERVVVGLNFCPFAKREVDAHRAHYAVADSRETPEVLQTLLEEFHRLDAQPEIETTLLILPYGFEGFFDYLDLEDWAQGLLAQEGYEGVYQVASFHPDYCFADAAEDDPANYTNRSPFPMLHLIREDSLEQALKHHPDPDSIPQTNIDLAREKGLASMQVLLGSCLKSKG